A part of Salvelinus alpinus chromosome 5, SLU_Salpinus.1, whole genome shotgun sequence genomic DNA contains:
- the LOC139575572 gene encoding uncharacterized protein isoform X1, with the protein MPGRCSAFNCRNTFKNVKHKTNKVTFHSFPKRDPKRIKEWVGQMKWKDWQPTPHSLLCSEHFEERCMDRTGQTVRLRDDAIPTIFAFPSHLQKKVFSELRQFQKTAGRRKRVTLFPEDPVPEESTQWEKSPPTYLNHSIWHPSRFHDDYCVPQYLFVFQSIDWAVKDMPKEVPSATLEKQGLIFIPKHAIKIKEKWQWLTMDVKGPFPETKSRHKFVLTVMDYYSKWMEAYPMKTNNSKEIAKIISDLISRFGFPVGILSCLTRAHILEINSALGDLKKLACQLIFYRPLGVSLDPVTKSLIDRLVSDLVKDHPDRWDVYLAASVFSFCCKEHPTTRQIPLSLLRCGGTQSVPTSPRKLPDNGIKGRTFVILDAQPPQREVRVECNQCSQWSTVSQDSELKRYEEMKLGDEDYTHTCVSCRVAMSCRVALEVMRG; encoded by the exons ATGCCAGGGCGTTGTTCAGCTTTCAACTGTAGGAATACGTTTAAAAATGTTAAACATAAAACAAACAAGGTTACATTTCACAG CTTCCCAAAGCGTGATCCTAAACGAATAAAAGAGTGGGTGGGTCAGATGAAATGGAAAGACTGGCAGCCAACCCCTCATTCCTTACTGTGCTCAGAGCATTTTGAGGAGAGGTGCATGGATAGAACTGGGCAGACAGTGCGTTTACGTGATGATGCAATACCAACTATCTTTGCCTTTCCTAGTCACCTACAAAAAAAGGTATTTAGTGAATTGAGGCAG TTTCAGAAAACAGCCGGAAGGAGGAAAAGAGTGACCTTG TTTCCAGAGGATCCTGTTCCTGAGGAGTCGACACAATGGGAGAAGTCTCCACCCACTTACTTAAACCACAGTATATGGCACCCAAGTCGTTTCCATGACGACTACTGCGTTCCACAG taTTTATTTGTTTTTCAGAGTATTGACTGGGCTGTAAAAGACATGCCTAAAGAA GTCCCATCTGCAACTTTAGAAAAGCAAGGTCTTATCTTTATCCCCAAGCACGCAATCAAG ATCAAGGAGAAATGGCAATGGCTGACAATGGATGTGAAgggaccatttccggagaccaaAAGTAGACACAAGTTTGTACTAACTGTAATGGACTACTACTCCAAATGGATGGAAGCCTACCCCATGAAGACCAACAACAGTAAAGAGATTGCCAAAATCATCTCTGACCTCATCTCTCGATTTGGCTTCCCTGTTGGAATCCTGTCTTGTTTGACTCGAGCACACATTTTAGAG ATCAACTCGGCTTTGGGTGATCTGAAGAAACTGGCATGCCAACTCATATTCTACCGTCCTCTGGGAGTGTCACTGGATCCAGTAACAAAGTCCCTCATAGACCG GTTGGTGTCAGATTTGGTGAAAGACCATCCTGACCGTTGGGATGTTTACCTGGCTGCCAGTGTGTTCAGCTTCTGCTGCAAGGAGCACCCCACCACTAGACAAATACCCCTGTCTCTGCTGCGCTGCGGAGGGACTCAGTCTGTCCCCACCTCACCAAGAAAGCTGCCT GACAATGGGATAAAAGGAAGGACCTTTGTCATACTAGATGCCCAGCCACCTCAAAGGGAAGTCCGTGTGGAATGCAATCAGTGCAGTCAATGGAGCACGGTCAGCCAGGACTCAGAGCTGAAGAGATATGAGGAGATGAAACTTGGGGATGAGGACTACACCCACACCTGTGTGAGCTGCAGGGTGGCCATGAGCTGCAGGGTGGCCCTGGAGGTCATGAGGGGTTAG
- the LOC139575572 gene encoding uncharacterized protein isoform X2 — MPGRCSAFNCRNTFKNVKHKTNKVTFHSFPKRDPKRIKEWVGQMKWKDWQPTPHSLLCSEHFEERCMDRTGQTVRLRDDAIPTIFAFPSHLQKKVFSELRQFQKTAGRRKRVTLFPEDPVPEESTQWEKSPPTYLNHSIWHPSRFHDDYCVPQSIDWAVKDMPKEVPSATLEKQGLIFIPKHAIKIKEKWQWLTMDVKGPFPETKSRHKFVLTVMDYYSKWMEAYPMKTNNSKEIAKIISDLISRFGFPVGILSCLTRAHILEINSALGDLKKLACQLIFYRPLGVSLDPVTKSLIDRLVSDLVKDHPDRWDVYLAASVFSFCCKEHPTTRQIPLSLLRCGGTQSVPTSPRKLPDNGIKGRTFVILDAQPPQREVRVECNQCSQWSTVSQDSELKRYEEMKLGDEDYTHTCVSCRVAMSCRVALEVMRG; from the exons ATGCCAGGGCGTTGTTCAGCTTTCAACTGTAGGAATACGTTTAAAAATGTTAAACATAAAACAAACAAGGTTACATTTCACAG CTTCCCAAAGCGTGATCCTAAACGAATAAAAGAGTGGGTGGGTCAGATGAAATGGAAAGACTGGCAGCCAACCCCTCATTCCTTACTGTGCTCAGAGCATTTTGAGGAGAGGTGCATGGATAGAACTGGGCAGACAGTGCGTTTACGTGATGATGCAATACCAACTATCTTTGCCTTTCCTAGTCACCTACAAAAAAAGGTATTTAGTGAATTGAGGCAG TTTCAGAAAACAGCCGGAAGGAGGAAAAGAGTGACCTTG TTTCCAGAGGATCCTGTTCCTGAGGAGTCGACACAATGGGAGAAGTCTCCACCCACTTACTTAAACCACAGTATATGGCACCCAAGTCGTTTCCATGACGACTACTGCGTTCCACAG AGTATTGACTGGGCTGTAAAAGACATGCCTAAAGAA GTCCCATCTGCAACTTTAGAAAAGCAAGGTCTTATCTTTATCCCCAAGCACGCAATCAAG ATCAAGGAGAAATGGCAATGGCTGACAATGGATGTGAAgggaccatttccggagaccaaAAGTAGACACAAGTTTGTACTAACTGTAATGGACTACTACTCCAAATGGATGGAAGCCTACCCCATGAAGACCAACAACAGTAAAGAGATTGCCAAAATCATCTCTGACCTCATCTCTCGATTTGGCTTCCCTGTTGGAATCCTGTCTTGTTTGACTCGAGCACACATTTTAGAG ATCAACTCGGCTTTGGGTGATCTGAAGAAACTGGCATGCCAACTCATATTCTACCGTCCTCTGGGAGTGTCACTGGATCCAGTAACAAAGTCCCTCATAGACCG GTTGGTGTCAGATTTGGTGAAAGACCATCCTGACCGTTGGGATGTTTACCTGGCTGCCAGTGTGTTCAGCTTCTGCTGCAAGGAGCACCCCACCACTAGACAAATACCCCTGTCTCTGCTGCGCTGCGGAGGGACTCAGTCTGTCCCCACCTCACCAAGAAAGCTGCCT GACAATGGGATAAAAGGAAGGACCTTTGTCATACTAGATGCCCAGCCACCTCAAAGGGAAGTCCGTGTGGAATGCAATCAGTGCAGTCAATGGAGCACGGTCAGCCAGGACTCAGAGCTGAAGAGATATGAGGAGATGAAACTTGGGGATGAGGACTACACCCACACCTGTGTGAGCTGCAGGGTGGCCATGAGCTGCAGGGTGGCCCTGGAGGTCATGAGGGGTTAG
- the LOC139575572 gene encoding uncharacterized protein isoform X6: MPGRCSAFNCRNTFKNVKHKTNKVTFHSFPKRDPKRIKEWVGQMKWKDWQPTPHSLLCSEHFEERCMDRTGQTVRLRDDAIPTIFAFPSHLQKKFPEDPVPEESTQWEKSPPTYLNHSIWHPSRFHDDYCVPQSIDWAVKDMPKEVPSATLEKQGLIFIPKHAIKIKEKWQWLTMDVKGPFPETKSRHKFVLTVMDYYSKWMEAYPMKTNNSKEIAKIISDLISRFGFPVGILSCLTRAHILEINSALGDLKKLACQLIFYRPLGVSLDPVTKSLIDRLVSDLVKDHPDRWDVYLAASVFSFCCKEHPTTRQIPLSLLRCGGTQSVPTSPRKLPDNGIKGRTFVILDAQPPQREVRVECNQCSQWSTVSQDSELKRYEEMKLGDEDYTHTCVSCRVAMSCRVALEVMRG, from the exons ATGCCAGGGCGTTGTTCAGCTTTCAACTGTAGGAATACGTTTAAAAATGTTAAACATAAAACAAACAAGGTTACATTTCACAG CTTCCCAAAGCGTGATCCTAAACGAATAAAAGAGTGGGTGGGTCAGATGAAATGGAAAGACTGGCAGCCAACCCCTCATTCCTTACTGTGCTCAGAGCATTTTGAGGAGAGGTGCATGGATAGAACTGGGCAGACAGTGCGTTTACGTGATGATGCAATACCAACTATCTTTGCCTTTCCTAGTCACCTACAAAAAAAG TTTCCAGAGGATCCTGTTCCTGAGGAGTCGACACAATGGGAGAAGTCTCCACCCACTTACTTAAACCACAGTATATGGCACCCAAGTCGTTTCCATGACGACTACTGCGTTCCACAG AGTATTGACTGGGCTGTAAAAGACATGCCTAAAGAA GTCCCATCTGCAACTTTAGAAAAGCAAGGTCTTATCTTTATCCCCAAGCACGCAATCAAG ATCAAGGAGAAATGGCAATGGCTGACAATGGATGTGAAgggaccatttccggagaccaaAAGTAGACACAAGTTTGTACTAACTGTAATGGACTACTACTCCAAATGGATGGAAGCCTACCCCATGAAGACCAACAACAGTAAAGAGATTGCCAAAATCATCTCTGACCTCATCTCTCGATTTGGCTTCCCTGTTGGAATCCTGTCTTGTTTGACTCGAGCACACATTTTAGAG ATCAACTCGGCTTTGGGTGATCTGAAGAAACTGGCATGCCAACTCATATTCTACCGTCCTCTGGGAGTGTCACTGGATCCAGTAACAAAGTCCCTCATAGACCG GTTGGTGTCAGATTTGGTGAAAGACCATCCTGACCGTTGGGATGTTTACCTGGCTGCCAGTGTGTTCAGCTTCTGCTGCAAGGAGCACCCCACCACTAGACAAATACCCCTGTCTCTGCTGCGCTGCGGAGGGACTCAGTCTGTCCCCACCTCACCAAGAAAGCTGCCT GACAATGGGATAAAAGGAAGGACCTTTGTCATACTAGATGCCCAGCCACCTCAAAGGGAAGTCCGTGTGGAATGCAATCAGTGCAGTCAATGGAGCACGGTCAGCCAGGACTCAGAGCTGAAGAGATATGAGGAGATGAAACTTGGGGATGAGGACTACACCCACACCTGTGTGAGCTGCAGGGTGGCCATGAGCTGCAGGGTGGCCCTGGAGGTCATGAGGGGTTAG
- the LOC139575572 gene encoding uncharacterized protein isoform X4, translating into MPGRCSAFNCRNTFKNVKHKTNKVTFHSFPKRDPKRIKEWVGQMKWKDWQPTPHSLLCSEHFEERCMDRTGQTVRLRDDAIPTIFAFPSHLQKKFQKTAGRRKRVTLFPEDPVPEESTQWEKSPPTYLNHSIWHPSRFHDDYCVPQSIDWAVKDMPKEVPSATLEKQGLIFIPKHAIKIKEKWQWLTMDVKGPFPETKSRHKFVLTVMDYYSKWMEAYPMKTNNSKEIAKIISDLISRFGFPVGILSCLTRAHILEINSALGDLKKLACQLIFYRPLGVSLDPVTKSLIDRLVSDLVKDHPDRWDVYLAASVFSFCCKEHPTTRQIPLSLLRCGGTQSVPTSPRKLPDNGIKGRTFVILDAQPPQREVRVECNQCSQWSTVSQDSELKRYEEMKLGDEDYTHTCVSCRVAMSCRVALEVMRG; encoded by the exons ATGCCAGGGCGTTGTTCAGCTTTCAACTGTAGGAATACGTTTAAAAATGTTAAACATAAAACAAACAAGGTTACATTTCACAG CTTCCCAAAGCGTGATCCTAAACGAATAAAAGAGTGGGTGGGTCAGATGAAATGGAAAGACTGGCAGCCAACCCCTCATTCCTTACTGTGCTCAGAGCATTTTGAGGAGAGGTGCATGGATAGAACTGGGCAGACAGTGCGTTTACGTGATGATGCAATACCAACTATCTTTGCCTTTCCTAGTCACCTACAAAAAAAG TTTCAGAAAACAGCCGGAAGGAGGAAAAGAGTGACCTTG TTTCCAGAGGATCCTGTTCCTGAGGAGTCGACACAATGGGAGAAGTCTCCACCCACTTACTTAAACCACAGTATATGGCACCCAAGTCGTTTCCATGACGACTACTGCGTTCCACAG AGTATTGACTGGGCTGTAAAAGACATGCCTAAAGAA GTCCCATCTGCAACTTTAGAAAAGCAAGGTCTTATCTTTATCCCCAAGCACGCAATCAAG ATCAAGGAGAAATGGCAATGGCTGACAATGGATGTGAAgggaccatttccggagaccaaAAGTAGACACAAGTTTGTACTAACTGTAATGGACTACTACTCCAAATGGATGGAAGCCTACCCCATGAAGACCAACAACAGTAAAGAGATTGCCAAAATCATCTCTGACCTCATCTCTCGATTTGGCTTCCCTGTTGGAATCCTGTCTTGTTTGACTCGAGCACACATTTTAGAG ATCAACTCGGCTTTGGGTGATCTGAAGAAACTGGCATGCCAACTCATATTCTACCGTCCTCTGGGAGTGTCACTGGATCCAGTAACAAAGTCCCTCATAGACCG GTTGGTGTCAGATTTGGTGAAAGACCATCCTGACCGTTGGGATGTTTACCTGGCTGCCAGTGTGTTCAGCTTCTGCTGCAAGGAGCACCCCACCACTAGACAAATACCCCTGTCTCTGCTGCGCTGCGGAGGGACTCAGTCTGTCCCCACCTCACCAAGAAAGCTGCCT GACAATGGGATAAAAGGAAGGACCTTTGTCATACTAGATGCCCAGCCACCTCAAAGGGAAGTCCGTGTGGAATGCAATCAGTGCAGTCAATGGAGCACGGTCAGCCAGGACTCAGAGCTGAAGAGATATGAGGAGATGAAACTTGGGGATGAGGACTACACCCACACCTGTGTGAGCTGCAGGGTGGCCATGAGCTGCAGGGTGGCCCTGGAGGTCATGAGGGGTTAG
- the LOC139575572 gene encoding uncharacterized protein isoform X5, with the protein MPGRCSAFNCRNTFKNVKHKTNKVTFHSFPKRDPKRIKEWVGQMKWKDWQPTPHSLLCSEHFEERCMDRTGQTVRLRDDAIPTIFAFPSHLQKKFPEDPVPEESTQWEKSPPTYLNHSIWHPSRFHDDYCVPQYLFVFQSIDWAVKDMPKEVPSATLEKQGLIFIPKHAIKIKEKWQWLTMDVKGPFPETKSRHKFVLTVMDYYSKWMEAYPMKTNNSKEIAKIISDLISRFGFPVGILSCLTRAHILEINSALGDLKKLACQLIFYRPLGVSLDPVTKSLIDRLVSDLVKDHPDRWDVYLAASVFSFCCKEHPTTRQIPLSLLRCGGTQSVPTSPRKLPDNGIKGRTFVILDAQPPQREVRVECNQCSQWSTVSQDSELKRYEEMKLGDEDYTHTCVSCRVAMSCRVALEVMRG; encoded by the exons ATGCCAGGGCGTTGTTCAGCTTTCAACTGTAGGAATACGTTTAAAAATGTTAAACATAAAACAAACAAGGTTACATTTCACAG CTTCCCAAAGCGTGATCCTAAACGAATAAAAGAGTGGGTGGGTCAGATGAAATGGAAAGACTGGCAGCCAACCCCTCATTCCTTACTGTGCTCAGAGCATTTTGAGGAGAGGTGCATGGATAGAACTGGGCAGACAGTGCGTTTACGTGATGATGCAATACCAACTATCTTTGCCTTTCCTAGTCACCTACAAAAAAAG TTTCCAGAGGATCCTGTTCCTGAGGAGTCGACACAATGGGAGAAGTCTCCACCCACTTACTTAAACCACAGTATATGGCACCCAAGTCGTTTCCATGACGACTACTGCGTTCCACAG taTTTATTTGTTTTTCAGAGTATTGACTGGGCTGTAAAAGACATGCCTAAAGAA GTCCCATCTGCAACTTTAGAAAAGCAAGGTCTTATCTTTATCCCCAAGCACGCAATCAAG ATCAAGGAGAAATGGCAATGGCTGACAATGGATGTGAAgggaccatttccggagaccaaAAGTAGACACAAGTTTGTACTAACTGTAATGGACTACTACTCCAAATGGATGGAAGCCTACCCCATGAAGACCAACAACAGTAAAGAGATTGCCAAAATCATCTCTGACCTCATCTCTCGATTTGGCTTCCCTGTTGGAATCCTGTCTTGTTTGACTCGAGCACACATTTTAGAG ATCAACTCGGCTTTGGGTGATCTGAAGAAACTGGCATGCCAACTCATATTCTACCGTCCTCTGGGAGTGTCACTGGATCCAGTAACAAAGTCCCTCATAGACCG GTTGGTGTCAGATTTGGTGAAAGACCATCCTGACCGTTGGGATGTTTACCTGGCTGCCAGTGTGTTCAGCTTCTGCTGCAAGGAGCACCCCACCACTAGACAAATACCCCTGTCTCTGCTGCGCTGCGGAGGGACTCAGTCTGTCCCCACCTCACCAAGAAAGCTGCCT GACAATGGGATAAAAGGAAGGACCTTTGTCATACTAGATGCCCAGCCACCTCAAAGGGAAGTCCGTGTGGAATGCAATCAGTGCAGTCAATGGAGCACGGTCAGCCAGGACTCAGAGCTGAAGAGATATGAGGAGATGAAACTTGGGGATGAGGACTACACCCACACCTGTGTGAGCTGCAGGGTGGCCATGAGCTGCAGGGTGGCCCTGGAGGTCATGAGGGGTTAG
- the LOC139575572 gene encoding uncharacterized protein isoform X3 yields the protein MPGRCSAFNCRNTFKNVKHKTNKVTFHSFPKRDPKRIKEWVGQMKWKDWQPTPHSLLCSEHFEERCMDRTGQTVRLRDDAIPTIFAFPSHLQKKFQKTAGRRKRVTLFPEDPVPEESTQWEKSPPTYLNHSIWHPSRFHDDYCVPQYLFVFQSIDWAVKDMPKEVPSATLEKQGLIFIPKHAIKIKEKWQWLTMDVKGPFPETKSRHKFVLTVMDYYSKWMEAYPMKTNNSKEIAKIISDLISRFGFPVGILSCLTRAHILEINSALGDLKKLACQLIFYRPLGVSLDPVTKSLIDRLVSDLVKDHPDRWDVYLAASVFSFCCKEHPTTRQIPLSLLRCGGTQSVPTSPRKLPDNGIKGRTFVILDAQPPQREVRVECNQCSQWSTVSQDSELKRYEEMKLGDEDYTHTCVSCRVAMSCRVALEVMRG from the exons ATGCCAGGGCGTTGTTCAGCTTTCAACTGTAGGAATACGTTTAAAAATGTTAAACATAAAACAAACAAGGTTACATTTCACAG CTTCCCAAAGCGTGATCCTAAACGAATAAAAGAGTGGGTGGGTCAGATGAAATGGAAAGACTGGCAGCCAACCCCTCATTCCTTACTGTGCTCAGAGCATTTTGAGGAGAGGTGCATGGATAGAACTGGGCAGACAGTGCGTTTACGTGATGATGCAATACCAACTATCTTTGCCTTTCCTAGTCACCTACAAAAAAAG TTTCAGAAAACAGCCGGAAGGAGGAAAAGAGTGACCTTG TTTCCAGAGGATCCTGTTCCTGAGGAGTCGACACAATGGGAGAAGTCTCCACCCACTTACTTAAACCACAGTATATGGCACCCAAGTCGTTTCCATGACGACTACTGCGTTCCACAG taTTTATTTGTTTTTCAGAGTATTGACTGGGCTGTAAAAGACATGCCTAAAGAA GTCCCATCTGCAACTTTAGAAAAGCAAGGTCTTATCTTTATCCCCAAGCACGCAATCAAG ATCAAGGAGAAATGGCAATGGCTGACAATGGATGTGAAgggaccatttccggagaccaaAAGTAGACACAAGTTTGTACTAACTGTAATGGACTACTACTCCAAATGGATGGAAGCCTACCCCATGAAGACCAACAACAGTAAAGAGATTGCCAAAATCATCTCTGACCTCATCTCTCGATTTGGCTTCCCTGTTGGAATCCTGTCTTGTTTGACTCGAGCACACATTTTAGAG ATCAACTCGGCTTTGGGTGATCTGAAGAAACTGGCATGCCAACTCATATTCTACCGTCCTCTGGGAGTGTCACTGGATCCAGTAACAAAGTCCCTCATAGACCG GTTGGTGTCAGATTTGGTGAAAGACCATCCTGACCGTTGGGATGTTTACCTGGCTGCCAGTGTGTTCAGCTTCTGCTGCAAGGAGCACCCCACCACTAGACAAATACCCCTGTCTCTGCTGCGCTGCGGAGGGACTCAGTCTGTCCCCACCTCACCAAGAAAGCTGCCT GACAATGGGATAAAAGGAAGGACCTTTGTCATACTAGATGCCCAGCCACCTCAAAGGGAAGTCCGTGTGGAATGCAATCAGTGCAGTCAATGGAGCACGGTCAGCCAGGACTCAGAGCTGAAGAGATATGAGGAGATGAAACTTGGGGATGAGGACTACACCCACACCTGTGTGAGCTGCAGGGTGGCCATGAGCTGCAGGGTGGCCCTGGAGGTCATGAGGGGTTAG